AGTATCAGTTTTTAACTTGAAGGTGCAAGCAAAATGATGGAAAAGAAACTTTGTTTGTATTATACATAGATGGGCTTTGATTTGAAACTTCAATAATTTGTATATGCAGTTAAGTTATACTTTCTCATTGAAGAACTCTGTTGTTAGGTTTTACAAGTAGCTATAGTTTGCAACTTTGGGTGGTCAACATAAACAAAATGTTCCAGTGTATAATTATCAATTTTGTCAATTTTTAGTAGAAATATTAAGTTAGTGATGTTTATGTGTTCTTTTGTATGAATATAGGGTGACTTAAAGTTTTGTAAATACTAGCGTGTTCAGAAGTTAAATTGATAGAGCAGGTCCCAATAATGGGAAAACTAGAAGTTTGTCCTTGTTTACAATCATACTATAATTTACATTTTGCATTACAGGCACTTTCTCATTGTGTAAACTGATATGAAGCAAGTCCTTTAACTTGAATTCAGATAGCAAAATAGCAAGTTTACAAGccataatttttattttattatttaatttttttggGAGGCGTTCACAAGACATACAATAATTCACTAAGTCACAAAGGCCATTGCCCTATTTATCTGCTTCTGCTAAACAGTGGGTtgttaaattaattattttttttcccCATAGTTAATCAAACAAGGTCCTAAAAATATAGGGTACCCATAGTACCAAGTTATAGACTTTCTGGACAAGTTTTTTACCTCAATCTGAACCTACATAAGCATTCCGTACCCTTTTTCAAAATGTATACCTTAACATGGACAGTTCTTTGAATGCTAACTTTAAATAAGATGAGTTGGCGTAGTGTAGTGACTTGTCTTCCTATATAAGAAGTTAGGGTTTGATTCTCACTCGCTGCAAAATTTTCCTTGTTGTTACTGGCCCATTGCAGGTTGCGAACGTCTTGTATTCGGACCTCACTCGAGGAGGTTTTACGGTTTTACCATACATACAACAACACAAatctgttcttttttttttttttttggggtaaAAACACAAATCTAAATTATCTGACCCGACACATAATTGACTTAACTCCTATGTAATTTGAACCCATTTGAATATAGAATTTAACTGATAAGTACAATGAATTTCATCTGAGATTAGAAGTGGATGAAAAGATCTTCGATTCAAACATCAAGCCAAAACATAAACAGTTACCAACTAAATTTGGACAAAAATCAATTCGGCTCTTCCCGACATTGTTTGACCCTGTGTTTCTATGACCCGAAACTACAATGTACCATCTTGGCATCTTTTTACCTCTACTCCAAGCATATGATAAAACACTTACAACACTGTTATTTAGAAGTTAGCCACCTGGTCATAAATTTACTAATTCAAACCAACTGACCCAAAATCTACAGCTAATATGCAAAAGGATGAGtagcaaaatatatttaaaaactatAATGGCTAGAAAATGACTAAAATGGTTTATGCAATTACAGATATAAACCATTTTGCTATTGTTTTGGAGTCCAAGCAAGACGACGAGTCATTCGTTTCTTTAGTTCTAAAAGCCCATAGAACAacattctttcagaaatacaaccTTTCGACATGTAAACATTTGATGCACCTTGCTTATAACGGGTAATGCTTACAAAGTTTATCGTTGAGAGTCAATTATGACCCAACCAACCCTGCAAGTTTTTGTTCACGGATAGATGGACACCTGATACCATATCAGTAGtctaaaaaaacaaaacaaaacggaAAGATATATGTTGCGAATATCTTGGCAGTAACAAAAAGTTGGGAGCGGAGTAATAATTAGAAAGAAGTAATTAAACAAAAAGAAGTAATATATCATAAATCATGTTTTATACTTAATACAAAATATATCCCGAAATTTTGCCTCTAATTTACAAGTTTAAAAGTACGGTTTGAATAACTATTAAACCTTTTCCTTAATTCAAACCTCTGTATACAAATCATTGAACcggtgttaaaaaaaaaaaaaaaaaaaaaaaaaaaaaattcctcttCGTAATCTGTTTCTTCACATCCTCCGAAAAAAGCCCTCTTCCAGTGGCTTTGCCTTCGCTGACTTGGCTTACGAGCAGCCGGAGAATTAGGAAAACTGCTGTCCTCATTTTTCATTTTTTCACCATAGACTCTGAGTTGCTATGCCTCAAATTCTTCTATTCTTCTCCGTATGAACACCCAAAAAACGGCCGAGACGGCCGTCGCAACAGATTTACTTGTGTACCGTCCCAATGGATCTAAAAATGGGTAAAAAAAGCTCAACGATTAAAGAACGATCAACGGTAAAAACCTTAAAGACGGCCGAAACGAGGTCGAGATGTATTTTGACAACATTGACttttaaataatattttataaataaaCATTATTTTAAATTAAAGGCAAATATCTTTAAATTAAACATAGATAGATATTTGCctttaattttagatattaatGTTTGAAATATGTATAAAAAAGTCAACGTTAGTTGACGTCTGTCTCGACTCATTTTTGACCATTGCGCCGCTCAAGGTCCCGAcctgtctcgaccccgtctcgcgtttTTCACAACCAAATCATCATCAACATTAGTCTCGAGCCCTGAACACGGAGTATCTCGCTTGCTAGGATTTGGTTTGGGTTGCGAGAAGCAACTGGACCGCCTGATTTTGAGTAaggatggcatcgggtcgggtttgggtcgggtttagTTAATCCCAGActcgaacccgattaagaaaccccgccccaaacccggaccgaaacccgtcgggtccccatttacttacatactatcgggtttcgggtttccccacgggtaaacgggtatacccgattagtcattttgtatctatttttcaataaattactaaatcaaaatatcgaaaaataacttaactacttcatgtttaaagtattataaaatatcatatacaaaaagttgattgaaaagtttctaaaatactcaagtacacaaagtatataaaatatcacatctcgaaaacttgttgtatatgattatattgaataaaattatactcgttttcaaaacaaataagagaaatctttcatacattaacaatataatactaatactaaaattttacataaaaattattattaaaatcccTCGGACCGGGTATACGGGTCAGGTAAACGGGTTTGTATCCAAAATCATACCCGAACCCGGAAAttttttgtaaccatccccatacccaGCTCATGACCCGATGGACTCGGGTCAGACCCGGCCCAATTATAACGGATTTCGAATTTCCTCATTGGGTCATTTTGTCATCCCTAAAAATGTTTTTGAGCGAGGAGGGTAGGGGTGGAATTGAGTTGGTGACTGATAGCACCTAGTGGAGTGGGCTGGCCAGCTAAAGCCCATTTGAGCTGGGATCTGGCGTAATTGGTGTTGGACCACTAAATCATGAATGTCTTAAAACAAGGTTGCCGGCATAAGAAAGACACCTCATAATTATATGGCGGTGCGGTGAGGTTAAATTCTTGACTGTACGAAATTCTCAGATATAAAACCCTCTCTTAAACCCTTGTCTTAACTTTTGTGGGTTTTACTCTACTTTGGATATTGTTCCAGCAGCAAACAATTGGTACTCTATTTTAATTACTTGCTCATTACAATGATTAATTTTGTTTTCTTCATTGTTTTAATTGCATGTTTAATTTAATACCGTTGTGTAGCTAAATTTCTTTGTATTTGCTTGTGTGATTGCAAATAtgtttatgatttaattattgtCGAGTTGATTGATTCTGTGTGTGATTAAAAGATCCATCATTATTTAGattttattattagtttaattcACGTTATATTTTATGCTAAAGTGCAAGGAGAAGCATATGTAAACAATTGTAATTTAGATGCGGGACACCAATCTAGGTTATAATTTTGAGCAGTTATGTGCACATAACATGTGGGAGACAGTTGCCCTGGTTTTACATAAAACTGAATTAGGTCTCACTTTTATATTAACATTGGTTGTGAATTGGCTAGTGATTTAGGTGTTTTGACAATCCTAGAATTAAACTAGTTAAGAAAGTGAGAGAGCCGACAGGCTATCTTGGGTCATTTGCTACATGATAATTAAAAGGGACTTAAAACGCAATCCAGGCTAGGGGATAAATTCTAAATGATTACGTTTGTTTCCAATGACTTAAGTTAAATTTTAATTTCGTTAGTTTATGAGAACAATATATATCGTTGATTAGGGTCTCACTTGCTCGTTATAACATATGCATAAATTGTTACTTGGAATGGCTGTCTTAGATGCATTGCTGTAGAAATTAAGACCTTAGATACTCTGCTATTTTCAGCTACTAAATAATTTTTAAAGTCAAATTTATTTTAAGCCAGTCAAATTGAAAACGTGCAGCTATTAGGGCCTGATGATTGATTTCACTGAAGTTTTACGAGTGTTTTTCTTAGCTGCTTGCAAGCAATAATTATGGAACATATGTCATTAGTTTGTGCTATTAAGTTTCTGCTTCTAGGAACATATTTACATATAACATTATGTATTACATTTATCAAGTAGCGTTAATTTTATCCATTTGCTGTttttctttttctgagttttactTTTCGATATTCTGTTTTAtacagattattattaagacatcaTAAGTTGTATCTCAATTCTCAATAAACCAGAAGAGATGGTTCTAGAGAAGAAGCTTGATCTTGAAGATCATGAGCGCATAGAATTGGAAAGGTAAATGTGCCTCTTACGATCTATTTGGTTTACTGTAACTGATAAAAAATAAGGCTTatttaaaaatatttttctttCTTCATAATGTTTTGATTTGACATAATAGATTGGCTGACGCGAATGGTATTGATTTGAATGAAGTTGACACGCCAAGTAAACTAAGGTGTCTACTTTGCATCTCATATTTCAAGGAGGCTGTAAAGATGCCGTGCTGTCAGCGTAGGTTATGTCATGAATGTAAGACCTGGTTGTGGATGTTGATGTATATATCTATGTGTGTGTGTGATACATAACTGacatgttttatttatttatttatttatttatttatttttttgtgtaCACACAGGCGTTCATGGATATCTTTCAAGGACCAAAACATGCCCTTCATGCTTTTATAGACCGTGCATGGTAGAAGAGTTGCAACCAGATTTACCTTTTAGGCGTGCTGTTGTGAGTTTTCTTAAATCCCATATTCTTGCGCCAAAAGTAAATGATCTCAAGAAATACGTCATCCCTGGTAAGATCAATTGGTTTACTTTGCCAAATTAAGTAGGTAATTTATTTCTCTCATTACATATATAATGTATGTACATGTATAATGTATGTATTTAACATTTGGTTTCAGATGGAGACTCTTGTATTAAGGGGAATGAGGTTTCAACTGTCACTAAAAGGAAATTGGATTTGCTTTATCCTGCATCATCAAATCAAAATATGGCACACTCTGTTTTCTTGGAGGGTACAGGATTTGATACTATTTATTTTATCTCTTATTCTATTTATTCCCTAGTTTAAAACCTAACATGGTTGATCTGTCTTTTGGTTTCAAATTATATTGTCGTAATATGTTGTTATTATAGTTTGATTTAGTAAtcttttatatttgattaatatacaaCCAACACAATTGTGGTACATTCAACCTGCTTGAAATGGGGATTGTGGGTCAACTCTAGGGAACATCAACTGTACTTTACATCTACCCtttatttgatcttttaaaaaaatTCTCTCATCTGATTTTTATTTTTTGTCAGGTGGAGATCCAAGTCATGCAATTGACAACAGAAATAAAAaggtgttaattttttttttacatcttaATTCCATGTGAATGAGAAAAACATTGCAATTCAATTTTTGTCTGTGGTGATGCGTTTGGTTTATAGATGGGATTGGATAATGGGTATAAGCATTGAAAAaaaacttattttattttatttaagaaaAATGAAAAAGAGACGGGATTATGTGTGAGGGGGTTAATAATACATCCACCATTGGAGTGGGGTTTAATATGAGAGATTCCAAAGTTTAGTGATCCCCTATATAAACCCTCCATGGTTCATCTATCAGGTCACGTTCGATGTCTTTTGGTGGTCGTTTGACGCTTGTTAAATCGGTGTTAAATAGTCTCCCCTTGTATTACTTTTCACTCTTCCGTGCCCCGCCATGTGTGTTATCTAAGCTCGAGAGTGTGAGACGTTCTTTTTTTTGGGGAGGGTCGGGAAAGGATTCTAAAATTCCTTGGGTCAAATGGGATGAGGTTCTCTTGCCTTACAGGGAGGGTGGATTAAATTTGGGGTCCCTTAAGTGTAAAAACTTGGCTttgatcggcaagtggtggtggaggttcaaaaccgaatcCGCTTCCTTGTGGGTCAAAGTAATTTTGAGTATTTACGGTGACTCGGGTGGTTTTGACTCGAATCTTTTTTCTAAAAATACCACTTGGGCTAACATT
The window above is part of the Rutidosis leptorrhynchoides isolate AG116_Rl617_1_P2 chromosome 1, CSIRO_AGI_Rlap_v1, whole genome shotgun sequence genome. Proteins encoded here:
- the LOC139846460 gene encoding uncharacterized protein; protein product: MPCCQRRLCHECVHGYLSRTKTCPSCFYRPCMVEELQPDLPFRRAVVSFLKSHILAPKVNDLKKYVIPDGDSCIKGNEVSTVTKRKLDLLYPASSNQNMAHSVFLEGGDPSHAIDNRNKKMGLDNGYKH